From Thermoplasmata archaeon:
CGGGCGCGGCCGCCACCTGGGCGCCTTGGCGTACCGGATGGAGGTCGTTCGCGATTGGCGAGCGCTCGTCGTACAGGATCGCGTTCTCCTCCTGGCGGTTCACCAGGTAGCCCGGGATCGTCACGCGCCGTCCCTCGATGGACACGTGGCCATGGACGATGAACTGCCGCGCCTGTCGCGGCGTGAAGGCGAGGCCCTTGAGGAACGTGAGCGTCTGCAGGCGCCGCGAGAGGAGCGCCTCCACGTCGAGGCCGAGGACGTCGTCCAGGGTCGTGCCTTCCAGGGGCAGCAGGCCGAGCCGGCCGAGCCGCCGCAGGAGTTGCTCCCGCTCCCGCTCCGCCTGCTTGTTCCCCGTGCGGACGAGCGCCTGGAGCTCCCGGGCCCGCTGGCGGAAGCGGCGCAGGGTGTACTGGGACCGCCACAGCTCCTTCTTGTTCTTGAGCCCGTACTTCTTCAGGAGCTCGTTCTCCGTCTTGATGCGCTCGGCCTCCCAGGGGTGGGCGGGCCGCTCGAAGTGCGCACGCGAGAACTTAGGATCGCCCAAACGTTCACTCCTTCTTCTCTTCCTTGGTGGCGGCGGCGGGCTTCTCCTCCTTCTTCGCCTTGCCGCCCTCCTCTTCCTTCTTGGCCGCCTGCGCGGCGAGCGCCGCCTTCTTCGTCACACCGACCGTGAGCCCGGTGCGGCCGTTGCTCTTCGTGCGCTGGCCGCGGACCTTCTGGCCCGTCTCGTGGCGCACGCCCTTGTAGGAGCGGATCATCTTCATCCGGTTGATGTCGTCCCGCACCCGGACGGACCAGTCGGACCCGTACGCGTGCAGGTCGAGGCCCGTCTCCTGGTCGTGGGGCCGGTTCACCATCCATTCCGGGAACGCCTCGCCGAGCTTGCCCAGGGTGGCCTCGATCTGGTCCGTCTGGCCCTCGGAGAGGTTGCCGAGGCGCTCGTACCGCGGCACGCCGACCGTGTCCGCGAGGGCCTCCGCTACGCGGATCCCGACGCCGTCGATCGCGGTCAACGCGTAGGCGACGGAGCGCGTGCCGTCCAGGTCCGTACTCGCCATGCGGACGATGTAGCGGAAGTCCTCCTTGACGCCCTCGAGCTTCTTGGGCGCCTTGACCTTCGGCTCCTCCGCCTTCTCCTCCTTCTTCTCCTTCTTCGGCTTCTCCGGCTTCTTGCCTTCGGCCGGCGAGGGTGGCGCCTCCGGTGCAGGGGTTTCCTCATCCTCAGGCATTCAACAATCCCCGGGTGGGATGGCTTCCCAAACTCCAGGCTATACTTAAGGGTTTACGCCCGCCGGCGCCGGGCCTTCGCCGCCCCGCGTTTCCGTGGCGGCCCGGAGAAGGGCATCCGCTCCCAGAACTCCGGGTAGTGGAGCACGAAACCCTTCCGGTCGACGTCGAACTCC
This genomic window contains:
- a CDS encoding 30S ribosomal protein S4 is translated as MGDPKFSRAHFERPAHPWEAERIKTENELLKKYGLKNKKELWRSQYTLRRFRQRARELQALVRTGNKQAEREREQLLRRLGRLGLLPLEGTTLDDVLGLDVEALLSRRLQTLTFLKGLAFTPRQARQFIVHGHVSIEGRRVTIPGYLVNRQEENAILYDERSPIANDLHPVRQGAQVAAAPAEGGETEGEEAPGEGPAPPGAAPKGA
- a CDS encoding 30S ribosomal protein S13, yielding MPEDEETPAPEAPPSPAEGKKPEKPKKEKKEEKAEEPKVKAPKKLEGVKEDFRYIVRMASTDLDGTRSVAYALTAIDGVGIRVAEALADTVGVPRYERLGNLSEGQTDQIEATLGKLGEAFPEWMVNRPHDQETGLDLHAYGSDWSVRVRDDINRMKMIRSYKGVRHETGQKVRGQRTKSNGRTGLTVGVTKKAALAAQAAKKEEEGGKAKKEEKPAAATKEEKKE